From the Perognathus longimembris pacificus isolate PPM17 chromosome 9, ASM2315922v1, whole genome shotgun sequence genome, one window contains:
- the LOC125357312 gene encoding LOW QUALITY PROTEIN: 40S ribosomal protein S25-like (The sequence of the model RefSeq protein was modified relative to this genomic sequence to represent the inferred CDS: inserted 2 bases in 1 codon), translating to MPPKDKKKKKDARKSAKKDKDPVNKSGGKAKKKKWSKGKVRDKLNNLILFDKATYDKLCKEVPNYKLITPAVVSERLKIRGXLARAALQELLSKGLIKLVSKHRAQVIYTRNTKGGDAPAAGEDA from the exons ATGCCGCCCAaggacaagaagaagaagaaagatgccCGGAAGTCGGCCAAGAAAGACAAAGACCCAGTCAACAAGTCTGGGGGCAAGGCCAAGAAGAAGAAGTGGTCCAAAGGCAAAGTTCGGGACAAGCTCAACAACCTCATCCTGTTTGACAAAGCTACTTACGACAAACTCTGTAAGGAAGTCCCCAACTATAAGCTCATAACCCCTGCGGTGGTCTCTGAGAGGCTGAAGATTCGTGG TCTGGCCAGGGCAGCCCTTCAGGAGCTGCTTAGTAAAGGACTTATCAAACTCGTTTCAAAGCACAGAGCTCAAGTGATTTACACTAGAAATACTAAAGGTGGAGATGCCCCTGCTGCTGGTGAAGATGCATGA